GCCACGTGGGGCGTCACCTTCATTTCCAGGCAGGCCTCAATGAACTCGTGCGCGTCATAGCCCTTGTCCGCGCCCACGGTGACTTCCACATTCAGGTCTTCAATCACCTGCCTGGCATCGTTAAGCATGACCTTTGCGGCCTCCCGCTCGGCGTGTCCGTCCGCCTTGGTCACCATGGCGCTAACCACCAGGCCATGGCGGTTGTCGCTCAGGGTATGACCCATGTAGCGCAGCTCACTGGATGTCTTGCCCTTGCGGTAGAGCTTGGCATCGGGATCGGTCTTGGATTCGTGTGTCTCGTTGCTGCGCTTGCGACCTTTGAAGCTGCCGCCGGCGTCATCGTCTTGGTCGTCGCCATCCTTGCGCACGAAGCTCTTGTGGCCTGCCCACGCCTGTATCAGCGTGCCGTCCACGCTGAAGTGCTCACCCGACAGCCAGTTCTTCTTCTGCGCGATGGCCAGCACCTCGTTGAAAAACTGGATCACCGCATCATGCTTGATCAGTCGCTCGCGGTTCTTGGTGAAGACCGTGGGCACCCAAACTGAGTCGTCCATCGACAGCCCGATGAACCAGCGAAACAGCAGGTTGTATTGCGTCTGCTCCATGAGCTGGCGCTCAGAGCGAATGCTGTAGAGCACCTGCAGCAGCATGGCCCGCAGCAACTTCTCCGGCGCGATACTGGGGCGGCCACCCTTGATATCGGCCTCGTACATCTGCGCGAACAGCCGGTCCATCTTCACCAGCGCCTGGTTGGCCATAGTCCGGATCGAGCGCAGCGGATGGGACTGCGGCACGAAATCCTCCAGCCTCCGCATAGTGAACAAGCTTTCCGTGAAGGTATCTGCGCCGCGCATGAATGTGGGATTGGATGGGATCCTCAAAGCAACGCTTCAGCCAGTCGTCGCGCTGACGTCCGCTGGAGGTATTTCAGCGGCCTGCTAGCTTGCTTGAGCGGAAATGACTCTTTACTGTGGTGAGGTGACAAGCCCCCGATTTCATGTGCCATAAAATCCCCATGATCTATTGGGTAGTTTGACCATTTCAGGCTCCGATGGCGTTATCGAAATATTAAATTTGTATGACTGTAGTTTCCAAAACGCCTTGGCCCCTTTTTCGTGCTTTCGACACCTACTTCAAACTGAGTTCTTCGGCACAACATTCCTGACTATAGGATCTTTCCTCATCTCATTAGATCTTGATTTAGATCAAGCAATGACGAGTTGAAGTCGATCGTCCTATGTCTTCGCATAGCTTGGCATATAAACTTTTATCTCTATCTCTCTAGGAGACGAAGCACGAACAAATGACGCTTCATAAATTTGTTATTTGATTGCATGAATTCATACCCCACAATTTAGCCTAGGATCGTCTGCATTTAGCATCAAAGTGTCATGAAATTTCGTTTTTTTAATTCATGGAGAGTGCCATGCGCAAGAGGATTAAAAAATTGGGGGTCGTTGGTTTAATGACGGCGACCGTGCTGTTCGGCGCTATGCCTGCATTCGCAGCGGAAATGGAGGGCTGGTCCGATAACTGTTTGTTCTTGGAGATCGGAAAGGGTGATTTTAGGATTTGTTTGTAACGCTGACAGGGCATAGAGCTGCAGCGCTGATATCTATCAAGGGCAGCGTCATCAGAACGCACCAATGTTAGCTGAATAAACCTTCCACATGCCGCTTTTTGTCTGATTGTGCAGCGAGTGGAGGGCTCCCCTCCCCTGGCGCAGACCGGTTGGTTTCTTGTTCAGCAAGGAATACCGGGGAAGGCGGCGCGGATTCTTGAAGAAGACGGGATTTTGAGGCCCGTATTCCCCGTTCCGATAGCCGAAGGCC
The Cupriavidus taiwanensis LMG 19424 DNA segment above includes these coding regions:
- a CDS encoding IS5 family transposase; amino-acid sequence: MRGADTFTESLFTMRRLEDFVPQSHPLRSIRTMANQALVKMDRLFAQMYEADIKGGRPSIAPEKLLRAMLLQVLYSIRSERQLMEQTQYNLLFRWFIGLSMDDSVWVPTVFTKNRERLIKHDAVIQFFNEVLAIAQKKNWLSGEHFSVDGTLIQAWAGHKSFVRKDGDDQDDDAGGSFKGRKRSNETHESKTDPDAKLYRKGKTSSELRYMGHTLSDNRHGLVVSAMVTKADGHAEREAAKVMLNDARQVIEDLNVEVTVGADKGYDAHEFIEACLEMKVTPHVAQNTSGRRSAVPDAIASSAGYAVSQQKRKLIEQGFGWVKTVGRMRQVMVRGLKKVDQMFVLSMAAYHLVRMRSLGQIRPQLQ